From the genome of Blautia pseudococcoides, one region includes:
- a CDS encoding DUF6382 domain-containing protein translates to MQAEYRREMNHSYLVLKADEEMNPQEYEIKMLLHNAPVGLLPLSVRYIDGEPLFYYEVTSKQSISLLYETKKFGKEDLERIFRAAADVMEKLEEYLLDVETLLFNPRYIYMDTERQNIYFCCFPVRQEKEQAGILELTEYILPKIDHKDAGAVVLGYGVYRESVESGMGADEIRKELRKVPLETLKEEEARQKEEYTQQEYAGEAVMTEEKRKQALDAFFEEEEEVEEKHPLLNAVGCIFTLAAAAVCIYLLLHYEIANTFQICIGLSAAAAAGTGAFVVFRLKKAREEKKRKKRDLDQLEAWGWERDAEYEREDISEAERHANDSPKEEKKEADVLDTCGPTILLSPDQEDEADACLFWMEEGVKKRFMLTKDMGMIGKLTGSADICLRHPAVSRIHGRIRKEGKDFFISDLNSKNGTLLNDRMLEPEREYLLHNGDKISIAGTELEYRNFQNIGI, encoded by the coding sequence ATGCAGGCAGAGTACAGAAGGGAAATGAATCACAGTTATCTGGTTCTGAAAGCTGACGAAGAAATGAATCCGCAGGAATATGAGATAAAAATGCTTTTACACAACGCACCGGTGGGGCTGCTTCCCCTCTCTGTGCGTTATATAGATGGTGAGCCACTGTTTTATTATGAGGTCACATCCAAGCAGAGTATATCCTTACTCTATGAGACAAAAAAGTTTGGAAAGGAGGATCTGGAGCGGATTTTCAGGGCGGCAGCAGATGTGATGGAGAAACTGGAGGAATATCTTCTGGATGTTGAGACACTTCTTTTTAATCCCCGCTATATCTATATGGATACAGAACGGCAGAATATCTATTTCTGCTGTTTTCCTGTGAGACAGGAAAAGGAACAGGCCGGGATATTGGAATTGACGGAGTACATACTGCCGAAGATAGACCATAAAGATGCAGGGGCTGTAGTTTTGGGATATGGCGTGTATAGGGAGAGCGTGGAGTCCGGTATGGGAGCGGATGAGATTCGCAAGGAGCTAAGAAAGGTACCCCTTGAGACTTTGAAGGAAGAAGAGGCCAGACAGAAGGAGGAGTATACGCAGCAGGAATATGCCGGGGAGGCAGTGATGACAGAGGAGAAGAGAAAGCAGGCGCTGGATGCTTTTTTCGAGGAGGAGGAAGAGGTTGAAGAGAAACATCCCCTGTTAAATGCTGTGGGGTGTATTTTTACATTGGCGGCAGCAGCAGTGTGCATTTATCTACTGCTGCACTATGAGATAGCAAACACGTTTCAAATCTGCATCGGATTATCAGCAGCGGCGGCAGCGGGTACGGGGGCCTTTGTTGTATTCCGGCTCAAGAAGGCCAGGGAGGAGAAAAAGAGGAAAAAAAGGGATCTGGACCAACTGGAAGCATGGGGATGGGAACGGGATGCTGAATATGAGCGTGAGGATATAAGCGAAGCAGAAAGACATGCAAATGACAGCCCGAAAGAGGAGAAAAAGGAAGCTGATGTTTTGGATACATGCGGCCCCACCATTCTATTGTCGCCGGATCAAGAGGATGAGGCAGACGCATGTTTATTTTGGATGGAAGAAGGTGTTAAAAAGAGGTTTATGCTTACTAAAGATATGGGGATGATCGGAAAGCTGACAGGGTCTGCGGATATATGCCTAAGGCATCCGGCAGTGAGCAGAATACATGGCAGAATACGAAAAGAGGGGAAGGATTTCTTTATTTCCGATTTGAATTCAAAGAATGGTACCCTCTTAAACGATAGAATGCTGGAACCGGAACGAGAATATTTACTGCATAATGGTGATAAGATAAGTATTGCGGGAACGGAGTTAGAGTACCGCAATTTTCAGAATATAGGGATCTGA
- a CDS encoding rhomboid family intramembrane serine protease → MRKSVLMNTIMVAVNILVFLLTEITGSSLDSRHLVNWGAAYTPFIEQGHEYYRLFTCMFLHFGLTHLGNNMLVLVFLGDSLEREVGRIRYLLIYLIGGIGASYISYYAEIRGGEMVVSAGASGAVFAVIGALIYVVIRNRGRVENFTTRQLVFLAALTLYHGYTSAGVDNAAHLGGLLCGFALGIILYHGKKRLPS, encoded by the coding sequence ATGCGGAAAAGTGTTTTGATGAACACAATTATGGTAGCTGTCAATATTTTAGTGTTTTTGTTGACAGAGATAACCGGATCATCACTGGACAGCAGGCATCTTGTAAACTGGGGAGCTGCTTATACGCCGTTCATTGAACAGGGACATGAATATTACCGTCTTTTTACCTGTATGTTTCTTCATTTCGGGCTGACACATCTGGGAAATAATATGTTGGTGCTTGTATTTCTCGGGGACAGTCTGGAAAGGGAAGTGGGCAGGATACGCTATCTTCTCATTTATCTGATTGGCGGAATTGGTGCCAGCTATATTTCTTATTACGCAGAGATAAGAGGAGGGGAGATGGTAGTCTCCGCAGGTGCATCCGGTGCGGTGTTTGCCGTGATTGGAGCGCTGATCTATGTGGTGATAAGAAATCGTGGGAGAGTGGAAAACTTTACGACCAGACAGCTTGTTTTCCTGGCCGCGCTTACACTTTATCATGGGTATACAAGTGCAGGGGTAGACAATGCAGCACATCTTGGCGGGCTTTTATGCGGCTTCGCCCTTGGAATCATCCTTTATCACGGAAAGAAAAGGCTGCCTTCATAA
- a CDS encoding sensor histidine kinase, whose translation MTIQSGTDQSTRLPETADYKKLYQQLKIKHQFMLSQVSHEIRNPVTLINSFMQLLEGRHPELTQDNYWQKIMENMDFLKSLLNELSAFNNSEKLNLQISNIYTTFCDVIESVTPSLNERHVTIDLQKLSPIPVIKADGIKLRQLFLNLIRNASDAIETGGHIACTIQSDGESVIFTIADTGNGIPSEYQDDLFEPFITHKQEGTGLGLPICRRIVSAHKGTISFKSKPGEGTIFKVILPIS comes from the coding sequence ATGACAATACAATCCGGCACCGACCAGAGCACCAGGTTGCCTGAAACTGCTGATTATAAGAAGCTCTATCAGCAATTGAAAATAAAGCATCAGTTTATGCTTTCTCAGGTTTCTCATGAAATAAGAAATCCTGTCACTTTGATCAACAGCTTCATGCAGCTTTTAGAAGGACGGCATCCTGAACTTACGCAGGATAATTACTGGCAAAAAATCATGGAGAATATGGATTTTCTCAAATCACTTCTCAATGAATTATCCGCCTTCAATAACTCAGAAAAACTGAATCTGCAGATTTCAAATATTTATACAACCTTCTGCGATGTAATTGAATCTGTGACCCCATCTTTGAATGAACGGCATGTTACCATAGATTTGCAGAAATTATCTCCAATACCCGTTATAAAAGCTGACGGCATAAAACTCCGTCAACTTTTTCTGAACCTGATCAGAAACGCATCGGATGCTATTGAAACCGGTGGCCATATTGCCTGTACCATACAGTCAGACGGTGAATCTGTCATATTTACCATAGCAGACACCGGAAATGGCATTCCATCTGAATATCAGGATGACCTGTTTGAACCATTCATCACGCACAAACAGGAAGGTACCGGCCTTGGTCTGCCAATCTGCAGACGCATTGTCAGCGCCCACAAAGGCACTATTTCCTTCAAATCAAAACCAGGTGAAGGTACCATATTCAAAGTAATTCTTCCAATCAGTTAA
- a CDS encoding HIT family protein, producing MSDCIFCKIADGEIPSATLYEDEDFRVILDLGPANKGHALILPKQHYANLYEIPDELAGKGMVLAKKIITRMRDVLGCDGYNVVQNNGEAAGQTVFHFHIHLIPRSVGDNAGITWTPGKLTEEDKQEILEKFSMD from the coding sequence ATGTCGGATTGTATTTTTTGTAAAATTGCAGACGGCGAGATCCCATCCGCAACGCTGTATGAGGATGAGGATTTCCGGGTCATACTGGACCTGGGACCAGCGAACAAAGGACATGCTTTAATTCTGCCGAAACAGCACTATGCCAATCTCTATGAAATCCCTGATGAGCTGGCAGGTAAAGGGATGGTGCTTGCAAAGAAAATAATCACCAGAATGAGAGACGTTCTCGGCTGCGATGGTTATAATGTTGTGCAGAACAACGGAGAAGCAGCTGGCCAGACAGTCTTCCATTTCCATATCCATCTGATACCGCGCAGTGTTGGGGATAACGCTGGGATTACATGGACGCCGGGGAAATTAACAGAGGAGGATAAACAGGAAATCCTTGAGAAGTTTTCAATGGATTAG
- a CDS encoding RNA polymerase sigma factor: MTEEKFREIFHQYYRLVMKAAYCVLYDADFSQDICQETFLTFLEKVDTVDKTRYAEWLSVCARRKAIDFCKKAYQVHEVTAGDRAEKAGAEKMADKIDSGGKSTRFYNDEMAEMMVHKEFTGKILNSLRTKNTDWYEITVRTYVMGENDEEIACALGITIGNVRTKRHRMMEWLKQRYQSEYDSL, from the coding sequence ATGACAGAAGAAAAATTTCGTGAAATCTTTCATCAATATTATCGTTTAGTTATGAAAGCGGCATACTGTGTCTTGTATGATGCAGATTTTTCACAGGATATCTGCCAGGAAACATTCCTTACGTTTCTGGAAAAAGTGGATACTGTTGATAAAACACGTTATGCGGAATGGCTGTCCGTTTGTGCCAGAAGAAAAGCCATAGATTTTTGCAAGAAGGCTTATCAGGTACATGAAGTGACAGCAGGAGACCGTGCTGAAAAAGCCGGTGCGGAGAAAATGGCGGACAAGATTGACAGCGGAGGCAAAAGCACCAGATTTTATAATGATGAAATGGCTGAGATGATGGTGCACAAAGAATTTACCGGAAAGATTTTGAATTCTCTGAGAACGAAGAATACGGACTGGTATGAAATCACAGTAAGGACATATGTCATGGGAGAAAACGATGAAGAAATTGCCTGCGCTCTTGGTATCACGATTGGAAATGTGCGTACCAAGAGACACAGGATGATGGAATGGCTGAAACAAAGATATCAGTCAGAATACGATTCTCTATGA
- a CDS encoding undecaprenyldiphospho-muramoylpentapeptide beta-N-acetylglucosaminyltransferase encodes MKHIVLTGGGTAGHVTPNIAMIPRLKELGYTISYIGSYEGIEKKLIEELGIPYYGIASGKLRRYFDVKNFTDPFKVMKGFAEAKKLMKQLKPDVVFSKGGFVTVPVVIAASRRKIPTFIHESDMTPGLANKISIPFATRVCCNFPETVSELPANKAVLTGTPIRQELLEGIPERARTFTGFTSDKPVIMIIGGSLGAAAVNDAVRAVLPELLTDFQVVHLCGKGKLDESLKDTKGYVQYEYIKKELADLFALADIVISRAGANAICELSALKKPNLLIPLSARASRGDQILNARSFERMGYSMVLEEEEITNEKLLDTINSLYKNRSAFTDAMSKSKLTDSIEEIVQLFEQTINR; translated from the coding sequence ATGAAACATATCGTACTTACCGGCGGCGGTACTGCCGGACACGTTACCCCCAATATTGCAATGATTCCCCGCCTAAAGGAGCTGGGCTATACCATTTCTTATATCGGCTCCTATGAGGGAATCGAAAAAAAACTGATAGAGGAACTGGGTATCCCTTATTATGGGATTGCATCCGGTAAATTAAGACGCTATTTTGATGTCAAGAACTTTACTGACCCATTCAAAGTTATGAAAGGATTTGCGGAAGCTAAAAAACTTATGAAGCAGTTAAAACCTGATGTTGTCTTTTCCAAAGGCGGTTTTGTTACCGTTCCTGTGGTCATTGCGGCAAGCAGGAGAAAAATCCCTACCTTTATCCACGAATCTGACATGACACCTGGTCTGGCTAATAAAATTTCTATTCCTTTTGCTACTAGAGTGTGCTGCAACTTCCCTGAAACCGTGTCTGAACTGCCCGCGAACAAAGCGGTACTGACCGGAACTCCCATACGGCAGGAACTGCTGGAAGGAATCCCCGAAAGAGCACGGACTTTTACCGGTTTCACTTCTGACAAACCGGTTATTATGATTATTGGCGGAAGCCTTGGTGCAGCAGCCGTAAATGATGCCGTCCGTGCAGTTCTTCCTGAATTGCTGACAGATTTCCAAGTTGTCCATCTCTGCGGCAAAGGAAAACTGGACGAATCATTAAAAGACACAAAAGGTTATGTACAGTATGAATATATCAAAAAAGAGCTGGCCGATTTATTTGCCCTTGCGGATATTGTCATTTCCAGAGCAGGCGCCAATGCCATCTGTGAACTGAGTGCACTGAAAAAGCCTAATCTTCTGATTCCGCTTTCTGCCCGTGCAAGCCGCGGTGACCAGATACTGAATGCCCGTTCTTTTGAACGCATGGGCTACAGTATGGTTCTGGAGGAGGAAGAAATCACCAATGAAAAACTTCTTGATACAATTAACTCCCTCTATAAAAACCGCTCTGCTTTTACGGATGCCATGTCCAAAAGCAAGCTGACTGATTCTATTGAAGAAATTGTTCAGCTATTTGAACAGACCATAAACAGATAA
- a CDS encoding DUF4367 domain-containing protein, translated as MSKLDEKQVEQAHKSAAVQKDKAFEEWVSQSVLDETADMVNGLENDPNLDDFQPSEELLQKIVGIANERGLLAEEETAEEETDDVRVKKIEFSDDIVQGKRRKTQEKVSTSKGKVIHHFSKKYFVIKWVAMIAVTLLGVFGISMSSQANRTFVMQKVNQLMGNNMETVINNTNETIESDTTEEVDRKKAEDVLNIQVPVLFYLPDNVQYKGYEIDEEAQTFLMEYLCENESIFLIALANPKDASGIYKNDFGKKIDVIGSELSDVNAELWKIDEPEDKKPTYVAQWEYKNTFYETVGKINEEEMIEIVKNIMY; from the coding sequence ATGAGTAAATTGGACGAAAAGCAAGTTGAACAAGCACATAAGTCTGCGGCAGTCCAGAAAGACAAAGCTTTTGAGGAATGGGTCAGCCAAAGCGTCCTTGATGAAACCGCAGATATGGTAAACGGGTTGGAAAACGACCCGAATTTAGATGATTTTCAGCCCTCCGAGGAGCTGCTCCAGAAAATTGTGGGAATAGCCAATGAGAGAGGGCTGCTGGCCGAAGAAGAGACAGCTGAAGAAGAGACAGACGATGTAAGAGTTAAAAAGATAGAATTTTCAGATGATATTGTGCAAGGAAAGAGGAGAAAAACACAAGAGAAAGTTTCTACTTCTAAAGGAAAAGTTATCCACCACTTTAGTAAAAAATATTTTGTTATAAAATGGGTTGCTATGATTGCAGTAACGCTTTTAGGTGTTTTTGGGATATCTATGAGTAGTCAAGCAAATCGTACATTTGTAATGCAGAAAGTTAATCAACTGATGGGTAACAACATGGAGACTGTAATTAATAATACAAATGAAACTATAGAAAGTGATACAACAGAAGAAGTAGATAGAAAAAAAGCTGAAGATGTTTTAAATATACAGGTTCCAGTACTGTTTTATCTACCAGACAATGTTCAATATAAGGGATATGAGATTGATGAAGAAGCACAGACATTTCTTATGGAATATTTGTGCGAGAATGAGTCCATTTTTTTGATTGCATTGGCGAATCCTAAGGATGCTAGTGGAATATATAAAAATGACTTTGGTAAAAAAATTGATGTAATTGGTAGCGAACTCTCAGATGTTAATGCAGAGTTATGGAAAATAGACGAGCCTGAGGATAAAAAGCCAACTTATGTAGCTCAATGGGAATATAAAAATACGTTTTACGAGACAGTTGGTAAAATAAATGAAGAAGAAATGATAGAAATTGTTAAAAACATAATGTATTAA
- a CDS encoding DUF6147 family protein, translating into MNKKGIIKSLITMVLSLVIVFSFTLPVNAEAREDLGKIVDGSELTDKMYSEAVDASVVRGNILNQGLAKITNNGNGTVNIYGAVLGSVTCDKMTLKLTIQQYRNGGWYNYDSYSDVAYNTSFMSRSYNVGVAAGYYYRVKAACVAQKGSTTESKAPVTDGIWIG; encoded by the coding sequence ATGAATAAAAAAGGAATTATTAAATCATTGATAACTATGGTATTAAGTCTTGTTATAGTATTTAGCTTTACTTTGCCAGTAAATGCTGAAGCTAGAGAAGATTTAGGGAAAATAGTTGACGGTTCAGAACTTACAGATAAAATGTATTCTGAAGCAGTAGACGCTTCAGTTGTAAGAGGAAATATTCTAAACCAAGGTTTGGCTAAGATAACGAATAATGGTAATGGAACAGTAAATATTTATGGTGCTGTATTAGGCAGTGTGACGTGTGATAAAATGACTTTAAAGTTGACAATTCAGCAGTACAGAAATGGGGGGTGGTATAATTATGACTCATACAGTGATGTTGCATATAATACCTCTTTTATGTCAAGAAGTTATAATGTAGGTGTAGCAGCAGGATATTATTACCGAGTAAAGGCAGCCTGTGTTGCACAGAAGGGAAGCACTACTGAATCAAAAGCACCAGTTACCGATGGAATCTGGATAGGATAA
- a CDS encoding MBL fold metallo-hydrolase RNA specificity domain-containing protein has product MKLTFIGATHEVTGSCYFLEAAGKKFLVDCGMEQGPDQYENQEIPVAMSDVDFALLTHAHIDHSGNFPLAYAKGFRGPIYATNATCDLCDIMLRDSAHIQMFEAEWRNRKAQRNGQPDFVPAYTMEDALNVIKQFVGCEYSRKIQVADGIQVRFVDAGHLLGSSSIEIWITEEGVEKKIVFSGDIGNLDQPLIKDPEYLDSADYVVMESTYGDRSHGERPDYAMELVKILKRTFDKNGNVVVPSFAVGRTQEMLYFLRRIKEENMLPEYPYFDVYVDSPLAVQATNIFKEHYTDCYDEEAMDLIEKGINPIAFPGLKLSITSDESRAINMDDSHKVILSASGMCDAGRIKHHLKHNLWRHESTIVFVGYQAVGTLGRALLEGATDVRLFGEDIHVCADIVRLPGISGHADDAGLIRWASAFKEKPQRVFVTHGDDQVCDLFAERLKNELGYNAMAPFSGTEFDMLANEFEKETVGIVIKHAKEKAKARKASGVYARLLAAGQRLMTVIRHNEGGANKDLARFADQINSMCDKWDR; this is encoded by the coding sequence ATGAAACTGACTTTTATAGGTGCGACTCATGAGGTTACGGGAAGTTGTTATTTCCTGGAGGCGGCGGGGAAGAAGTTTTTGGTGGACTGCGGAATGGAGCAGGGACCGGATCAGTATGAAAACCAGGAGATTCCGGTGGCAATGTCTGATGTGGATTTTGCGCTGCTGACCCATGCCCATATTGACCACTCCGGCAATTTCCCGCTGGCTTATGCAAAAGGATTCCGGGGACCTATTTATGCAACCAATGCTACCTGCGACTTGTGTGACATTATGCTGCGTGACAGTGCACATATCCAGATGTTTGAGGCAGAGTGGCGGAACCGCAAGGCACAGAGAAACGGACAGCCTGATTTTGTACCGGCGTATACCATGGAGGATGCTCTGAATGTGATCAAACAGTTTGTGGGGTGTGAATACAGCAGAAAAATCCAGGTTGCGGACGGCATACAGGTGAGATTTGTGGATGCCGGGCACCTTCTGGGGTCTTCCAGTATTGAGATATGGATCACAGAGGAGGGCGTGGAGAAGAAGATTGTATTCTCCGGAGATATCGGCAACCTGGACCAGCCGCTTATAAAGGATCCGGAATATCTGGACAGCGCGGACTACGTGGTCATGGAATCCACCTATGGTGACAGGAGTCACGGTGAAAGGCCTGACTATGCCATGGAATTAGTGAAAATTCTGAAAAGAACCTTTGACAAGAACGGAAACGTGGTGGTCCCTTCCTTTGCTGTTGGCAGGACTCAGGAAATGCTGTATTTCCTCAGGCGGATCAAAGAAGAAAATATGCTTCCCGAATACCCGTATTTTGATGTGTATGTGGATAGCCCTCTGGCCGTCCAGGCCACCAATATTTTCAAAGAGCATTATACGGACTGCTATGATGAGGAAGCTATGGACCTCATAGAGAAAGGTATCAATCCCATAGCATTTCCGGGTTTGAAGCTCTCCATCACCAGTGATGAGTCAAGAGCCATCAATATGGATGACAGCCATAAGGTGATCCTGTCGGCCAGCGGTATGTGCGATGCGGGACGTATTAAGCATCATCTGAAACATAATCTCTGGAGGCATGAGTCCACCATTGTATTTGTCGGATACCAGGCTGTAGGTACGCTGGGACGTGCGCTGCTGGAGGGCGCTACAGATGTAAGGCTGTTCGGTGAGGATATCCATGTCTGCGCAGACATAGTGAGACTGCCGGGCATCAGCGGCCATGCGGATGATGCGGGACTGATCCGCTGGGCATCCGCCTTTAAGGAGAAACCCCAGCGTGTCTTTGTAACACACGGGGATGACCAGGTATGTGATTTGTTTGCGGAAAGGCTGAAAAATGAACTGGGCTACAATGCCATGGCGCCTTTCAGCGGCACGGAATTTGATATGCTGGCAAATGAATTTGAGAAGGAAACCGTTGGAATTGTCATTAAACATGCGAAAGAGAAGGCAAAAGCCCGCAAGGCTTCCGGTGTTTATGCAAGACTTCTTGCAGCGGGCCAGCGGTTAATGACGGTTATCCGTCATAATGAGGGCGGTGCAAATAAAGACCTGGCAAGATTTGCAGACCAGATTAATTCCATGTGCGATAAGTGGGACCGCTGA
- the glnA gene encoding type I glutamate--ammonia ligase gives MKTSEDVRKLCEEKQIRMIDFKMTDLNGRWRHLTIPVERFDDDIFVYGIGFDGSNYGYAPIEKSDMVFIPDPDTATVDPFAEIPTLTMCGNVCTIGEDKNLPFDQYPRNVALKAVEYMQEEQIADRMVIGPEFEFYLLDHVSYSVTPQKCSYSIDTRQAEWNSGIDNGQNNGYQVPYQGGYHAAAPQDVGYNLRSKMCMLLEEWGVKVKYHHHEVGGPGQMEIEVELGDMVEMADKTMIVKYVLKNAAAAEGRTVTFMPKPIHKEAGNGMHVHMLLMKDGAPIFYDKDGYSGLSHTAHYFIGGLLKHIASLCAFTNPSTNSFKRLVPGYEAPVTIGYATSNRSAVIRIPAYAKKPEAKRFELRNPDATANPYYAYSAILMAGLDGIKNKIDPRQHGWGPFDCNLYSLSSEEQKKIQSLPRSMGEALEALENDHDYLTAGGVFPQRLIDIWLEKKKKELQEIEQIPSPSEFKYYYDL, from the coding sequence ATGAAAACAAGTGAAGATGTGAGAAAACTGTGTGAAGAAAAGCAGATCCGTATGATAGACTTTAAAATGACAGATTTAAACGGACGGTGGCGCCATTTGACCATTCCTGTGGAACGTTTTGATGATGACATTTTTGTCTATGGAATCGGATTTGACGGTTCTAATTATGGTTATGCTCCTATAGAAAAAAGCGATATGGTATTTATTCCAGACCCGGACACAGCTACCGTGGACCCTTTTGCAGAGATTCCCACACTGACTATGTGCGGAAATGTCTGCACCATCGGTGAAGACAAGAACCTGCCCTTTGACCAATATCCACGAAATGTTGCGCTCAAAGCAGTGGAATATATGCAGGAAGAGCAGATCGCGGACCGGATGGTGATCGGGCCGGAATTTGAATTTTATCTGCTGGACCATGTAAGTTATAGTGTCACACCTCAAAAGTGCAGCTACAGTATTGACACCAGGCAGGCGGAGTGGAACAGCGGCATAGATAATGGGCAGAACAACGGCTATCAGGTTCCGTATCAGGGTGGATACCACGCAGCGGCCCCCCAGGACGTGGGATATAATCTCAGAAGTAAAATGTGTATGCTCCTGGAGGAGTGGGGTGTCAAAGTAAAATATCATCACCACGAAGTGGGCGGTCCGGGTCAGATGGAAATTGAGGTTGAGCTGGGTGATATGGTGGAAATGGCAGATAAGACCATGATCGTAAAATATGTTTTGAAAAATGCGGCTGCGGCAGAGGGCAGAACCGTCACATTTATGCCGAAACCCATTCACAAAGAAGCCGGAAACGGTATGCATGTGCATATGCTGCTCATGAAAGACGGTGCTCCCATCTTTTACGATAAGGACGGATATTCAGGACTGAGCCACACTGCCCATTATTTTATCGGCGGATTACTCAAGCATATTGCCTCCCTGTGCGCATTTACCAACCCATCCACAAACTCCTTTAAACGTCTAGTGCCCGGTTATGAAGCACCTGTAACCATTGGATATGCAACTTCAAACAGGAGCGCGGTCATCCGTATACCGGCTTATGCCAAGAAACCGGAAGCCAAGAGATTTGAACTGCGCAACCCGGATGCAACAGCCAATCCATACTACGCATATTCTGCCATTCTTATGGCAGGCCTGGATGGGATCAAGAATAAAATAGACCCGCGCCAACACGGATGGGGCCCCTTTGACTGCAATCTGTATTCCCTGTCATCTGAGGAGCAGAAAAAGATACAGAGCCTGCCCCGTTCCATGGGAGAAGCTCTGGAAGCCCTCGAAAACGACCACGATTATCTCACCGCAGGCGGCGTCTTCCCGCAGCGCCTCATTGACATCTGGCTGGAGAAAAAGAAAAAAGAGCTGCAGGAAATTGAACAGATTCCAAGCCCCTCAGAATTTAAATATTATTATGATCTATAA
- a CDS encoding DUF6171 family protein — MENTGNQPKRFCRKCLLQDMDEGQYFDDMRKYIENLDEELKVSSQLYDRRLGFCRECDNLISGMCRICGCFVEMRAVMKKNNCPGIPKKW; from the coding sequence ATGGAGAATACGGGAAACCAACCCAAACGTTTCTGCAGAAAGTGTCTTCTTCAGGATATGGATGAAGGGCAGTATTTTGATGACATGCGTAAATACATTGAAAATCTGGATGAGGAATTGAAGGTCTCCTCACAGCTCTATGACCGGAGACTTGGATTTTGCAGGGAATGTGATAATTTAATAAGTGGAATGTGCAGAATCTGCGGATGCTTTGTGGAGATGCGGGCTGTCATGAAAAAGAACAACTGTCCCGGGATTCCGAAGAAGTGGTGA
- a CDS encoding DUF6483 family protein, whose translation MRLEEDYVMRIIKDMVKALACVIFGKRFTEYEVEEEKADDTDFLYREIIEMADKGKINEAENILLTDMDQTDKRYMEMAMSFYLHINQYTDEFLAANGYSRQEILDGVEALAAANGIEGLEELSDDLYLDGPSGQEER comes from the coding sequence ATGAGATTGGAAGAAGATTATGTCATGAGGATAATTAAGGATATGGTCAAGGCCCTGGCCTGTGTCATCTTTGGAAAGAGATTTACAGAGTATGAGGTGGAGGAAGAAAAAGCGGATGATACGGATTTTCTCTACCGTGAAATCATTGAGATGGCAGACAAGGGAAAGATCAATGAGGCGGAAAACATACTCCTTACAGATATGGATCAGACTGACAAACGATACATGGAGATGGCTATGAGCTTTTATCTCCATATCAACCAATATACAGATGAATTTCTGGCCGCAAACGGCTACAGCAGACAGGAAATTCTGGACGGTGTGGAAGCGCTGGCAGCGGCCAATGGTATCGAAGGTCTGGAGGAACTGTCTGATGATCTGTATTTGGACGGCCCTTCCGGGCAGGAAGAGCGCTAG
- a CDS encoding PadR family transcriptional regulator, translating into MDTQLKKGFLEFCVLAVLYKNDSYGYQIIKDISVCIEISESTLYPILKRLEANGRLETYSVEHNSRLRKYYRITDGGKEHIQEFLHDWQQVTDIYDFVKGAVENEEG; encoded by the coding sequence ATGGACACACAGCTAAAGAAGGGCTTCCTGGAATTTTGTGTTCTTGCGGTATTATACAAGAATGATTCCTACGGATACCAGATCATTAAAGACATATCCGTATGTATTGAAATATCAGAATCAACCCTGTACCCCATATTAAAACGCCTGGAAGCAAACGGGCGTCTGGAGACATACTCGGTGGAGCACAACAGCCGCTTGCGTAAATACTACAGAATCACCGACGGGGGCAAGGAACATATCCAGGAGTTTTTACATGACTGGCAGCAGGTAACAGATATATACGATTTTGTGAAGGGAGCAGTAGAAAATGAAGAAGGATGA